The following DNA comes from Hordeum vulgare subsp. vulgare chromosome 3H, MorexV3_pseudomolecules_assembly, whole genome shotgun sequence.
TTAcgatttcatgatttttttttcaaatttcgcaACTTTTAAAATTTGGGTTTCTATAAATAAAAATCAAATTGAAAAATTAAAATACAGGCGGGCTTATGAACTGGTTCTAGGACAAAGGAGGTGCATGCTGCTATTaaagagagaaaaaagggggGAGAAGAAATTGTACGAAAGAGAGATCGAACCCAACTCTCCTGAATGCACAAGAGGTGCTCCAACCACTACGTCAAAAATCTGAACCGTTTTTTCCAGTTATGGGtggcatagtgggtaatttaAGCCAACTTCGAGggcaattttaatgacgtaccacagaagcaataggtgATTTATTAATAGATAAAGATATCTACGTGAAGATCCGTGTGGGTATTTTTTCCTTCTATGCTTGATTTAGTCATTTAGATATGCAATAACTATACAATAATGCTAGACCTACAAAAACTTACAAAGGTTTACTTCACTCTCCAAATTAATTCTTCTCTCAAATCAGGGGGTGGGGCTCCTCATCCCTCAATTACCAATCACAATCCTACACATCAGTTTATACGTAAAATCTTTAAGTAAGTCTTTGTAGATGTAACATAAGTAAAGTCGAGCACAGATACATATAAATCCACACCTCTGTTGAGTATTCAAaagtacatatatatatatatgtaataaTCCACAACTAAATTGAGCACATCTTTCTATCTATTCTAGTATAGCATAATTCACATGTGATTGATCTCTCATACACAATCTCGGGGAGGAGCAAGATCTCAATTACGCGTGCAACGATGAATCCAACTGTGCAAATCGTTTCATGAATCGTCCTATGTGAACGTGTTGCAGAGGCCCTGCGGCGGCTTGGCATGGGCGTGGGCGTGGGCGTGGTCGGCGGACCACAACTCCGCCATGTTGGGGAAGTAGCACGCCCCGGGGAGCTTCATGGCGGCGGTGGCCTTGTTGTCCTGCAGCAGCCCGCCGAACCCGCCGAGCAGCAGGTCGCCGTAGGCGCTGAGGTCTGTTAGGAATGCGTCCTCCAGCGCCATGCCGCCGACGTTGCTCGCTCCAGGCACGGACGACGACGCCCAGCTGCCGGCGACGGGGATGTCCAGCGGCATGGGCGCAAGCACGGTCTGCGGCGACGAGTCTACGTGCACGAAGCCCTGCATGTGGTGCGGCGGCGGGTACATGCCGGCGGCGGCGAAGCACATGTCGCCGCCTGATGAGCTGGTGTTGACGGAGGAGGATCCGGACGCTG
Coding sequences within:
- the LOC123442020 gene encoding transcription factor RAX1-like produces the protein MGDSETVQWRQWRRARRCGLNRCGKSCRLRWLNYLRPDIRHGGYTEQEDRVICSLYASIGSRWSIIASKLPGRTDNDVKNYWNTKLKKKAMTMRGPHHHHHHAGLEAGAGAGAISAPATPPGPARSWSQCVPSSLQPAALSPAASGSSSVNTSSSGGDMCFAAAGMYPPPHHMQGFVHVDSSPQTVLAPMPLDIPVAGSWASSSVPGASNVGGMALEDAFLTDLSAYGDLLLGGFGGLLQDNKATAAMKLPGACYFPNMAELWSADHAHAHAHAKPPQGLCNTFT